The following proteins are encoded in a genomic region of Oncorhynchus gorbuscha isolate QuinsamMale2020 ecotype Even-year linkage group LG11, OgorEven_v1.0, whole genome shotgun sequence:
- the LOC123989553 gene encoding asparagine--tRNA ligase, cytoplasmic-like: MAEEVTKTTGELSVGELYVSDKEGNDQDGDGTERKPFKTSLRALTFAGKEPFPTIYVDSQKEGERWAVISKTQMKNVIKLFAREQMKSDSKDKKEAEDSERREKNLEEAKKITIENDSSLPKPKTVKIYQLEPLRGERVKVFGWVHRMRKQGKNLLFIVLRDGTGFLQCVLNNKLCQCYNALVLSTESTVALYGTVEKVPEGKQAPGGHELHCDFWELVGLAPAGGADNLLNEESDVDVQLNNRHMMIRGENVSKILRVRSTVTQCFRDHFFARGYYEITPPTLVQTQVEGGSTLFNLNYFGEEAFLTQSSQLYLETCIPALGDTFCIAQSYRAEQSRTRRHLSEYTHIEAECPFMTYEDLLSRLEDLVCDVVDRVLKSPAASLLYQVNPDFKPPKRPFKRMNYSEAIIWLKEHDIKKDDGTYYEFGEDIPEAPERLMTDAIGETILLCRFPAEIKSFYMQRCPEDRRLTESVDVLMPNVGEIVGGSMRIWDAEELLEGYKREGIDPTPYYWYTDQRKYGTCPHGGYGLGLERFLTWLLNRHHIRDVCLYPRFIQRCRP; the protein is encoded by the exons ATGGCAGAGGAGGTAACGAAAACCACGGGCGAACTCTCAGTGG GTGAGTTGTATGTGTCTGACAAAGAAGGAAATGACCAGGATGGTGACGGAACAGAGAGGAAGCCTTTCAAGACCTCCTTGAGG GCTTTGACATTTGCTGGAAAGGAACCATTCCCAACCATCTATGTGGACTCTCAGAAGGAAGGAGAG CGTTGGGCAGTGATCTCCAAGACGCAGATGAAAAATGTGATCAAGTTATTTGCTAGAGAGCAGATGAAGAGCGACTCCAAAGACAAAAAGGAG GCAGAGGATTCTGAGAGACGAGAGAAGAACCTAGAAGAAGCTAAGAAAATCACCATTGAGAATGACTCCAGCCTTCCAAAGCCCAAAACG GTCAAAATCTATCAGCTGGAGCCTCTCcgaggggagagagtgaaggtATTTGGTTGGGTGCACCGAATGAGAAAACAAG GAAAGAACCTGCTGTTCATTGTGCTGAGGGATGGAACTGGTTTCCTGCAGTGTGTTCTCAACAATAAATTG TGTCAGTGCTACAATGCCCTGGTGCTGTCCACTGAAAGCACAGTGGCTCTGTATGGGACAGTGGAGAAAGTGCCTGAGGGAAAGCAG gCCCCTGGTGGTCATGAGCTGCACTGTGACTTCTGGGAGCTGGTGGGTCTGGCGCCGGCTGGAGGAGCTGACAACCTGCTGAATGAGGAGTCTGATGTGGACGTTCAGCTCAACAACAGACACATGATGATCCGTGGGGAGAACGTGTCCAAGATCCTCCGGGTCCGTTCCACTGTCACACAGTGCTTCAGGGATCACTTCTTCGCCCGCGGATACTATGAG ATCACCCCACCCACCCTGGTGCAGACCCAGGTGGAGGGAGGTTCCACCCTGTTCAACCTGAACTACTTTGGGGAGGAAGCGTTCCTGACCCAGTCCTCACAGCTCTACCTGGAGACCTGCATCCCTGCTCTGGGAGACACCTTCTGTATCGCTCAGTCCTACCGCGCAGAGCAGTCCCGCACCCGCAGGCACCTGTCTGA GTACACTCACATAGAGGCAGAGTGCCCCTTCATGACCTATGAGGACCTACTGAGCAGACTGGAGGATCTGGTGTGTGATGTGGTGGACAGAGTCCTGAAGTCTCCTGCTGCTTCTCTACTCTACCAAGTCAACCCT GACTTCAAGCCCCCCAAGAGGCCCTTCAAGAGGATGAACTACTCTGAGGCCATCATCTGGCTGAAGGAGCATGACATCAAAAAGGATGATGGGACATACTATGAGTTTGGAGAG GACATCCCAGAGGCCCCAGAGAGGCTGATGACTGATGCCATCGGTGAGACCATCCTGCTGTGCCGCTTCCCGGCTGAGATCAAGTCCTTCTACATGCAGCGCTGTCCTGAGGACCGACGCCTCACCGAGTCG gtggatGTGCTGATGCCTAACGTTGGAGAGATAGTTGGAGGGTCTATGAGGATCTGGGATGCTGAGGAACTGCTGGAGGGATACAAGAGGGAAGGCATTGACCCAACCCCTTACTACTGGTACACTGACCAG AGGAAGTATGGTACCTGTCCCCACGGTGGCTACGGGCTCGGCCTGGAGAGGTTCCTAACCTGGCTGCTGAACAGACACCACATCAGAGACGTGTGTCTCTACCCCCGCTTTATCCAGCGCTGTCGACCCTAA